The nucleotide window TCTCGATCGGCGGCGCCGACGCGCCCGAGGGCCCGCTCCCGCAGCCGGGTGACCTGGCCGCCATCGACGAGAGTCCGGTGCGCTCCTTCAGCCAGGAGGGCACCGACGCCATGGTCGCCGAGGTCGACGCCGTCCGCAAAGCCGGCGACACCGTCGGCGGCGTGATCGAGGTCCTCGCCTACGGCCTCCCGCCGGGCCTCGGCTCCCACGTCCACTGGGACCGCCGCCTCGACGCGCGGCTGGCCGGCGCGCTGATGGGCGTCCAGGCGATGAAGGGCGTCGAGGTCGGCGACGGCTTCACGACCGCGCGCCGCTGGGGCAGCCAGGCGCACGACGAGATCGACCGCGGCACCGGCCCGGTCGGCGTCACCCGCCGGTCCAACCGCGCGGGCGGCCTCGAAGGCGGCATCACCAACGGCGAGCCGCTGCGCGTGCGGGTGGCCATGAAGCCGATCTCGACCGTCCCCAAAGCACTGTCCACAGTAGACGTCAAGACGGGCGAGCCCGCGGTCGCGATCCACCAGCGGTCGGACGTCTGCGCGGTGCCGCGCGCGGGTGTCGTGCTGGAGTCCGTGGTGGCGTTGATCCTCGCCGACGCCGCGCTCGAGAAGTTCGGCGGCGACTCGCTCGCCGAGAGCAAGCGCAACGCCGAGGCGTACCTCAAGGCCCTCGAGGAGCGGTGGTGAGTCCTCGCGCGGTGGTCGTCGGCCCGCCCGGCTCGGGCAAGAGCACGGTCGGGCCGCTGCTCGCCGAGGCGCTCGGCGTCGCGTTCCGCGACAGCGACGACGACATCGTCGCGCGCGCCGGGCGCAGCATCTCCGACATCTTCGCCGAGGACGGCGAACCCGCTTTCCGCGCGCTGGAAGAAGCAGCGGTCGCCACGGCGCTGGCCGAGCACGAGGGCGTGCTCTCCCTCGGCGGCGGCGCCCCGCTCACGCCCGGCACCCGGGCGCGCCTGGCCGAGCACACCGTCGTGTTCCTCAATGTCGGCCTCGCGGCGGGTGTGCAGCGCACCGGCCTGTCGAGCGCGCGGCCGCTGCTGGCCGGGGTGAACCCCCGCGCCACCTTCAAGAAACTGCTCGACGAGCGGGTGCCCGTCTACCGCGAGGTCGCCACCGTCGAGATCGTCACCGACGACCGGACGCCCGCCGAGATCGTCGCGCACCTCGTGGCGGAGCTCGCCGCGCCCGCCGAAGCCAAGGAGTGAGTCACCCCCGTGTCTGAAAAGGCGCAGTCCGATCCGGCGCGCATTCACGTCGCCACCGCCCAGCCCTACGACGTCGTGGTCGGCCGCGGCCTGCTCGGCGACCTCGTCGAGCACCTGGCCGACGCCTCGAAGATCGCGCTGATCCACCCGCCAACGCTGACCACCACGGCCGAGGCCATCCGCGACGAGCTGAACGCGGCCGGCCTCGACGCCCACCGCGTCGAGATCCCGGACGCCGAGGACGGCAAGGCGCTCACCGTCGCGGGCTTCTGCTGGGAGGTGCTCGGCCGGATCGGGCTGGACCGCCGCGGCGCCGTGGTCGGCCTCGGCGGCGGGGCCGTCACCGACCTCGCCGGGTTCGTCGCGGGCACGTGGATGCGCGGGGTCCGGCTGGTCAACGTGCCGACGACGCTGCTCGGCATGGTCGACGCCTCGGTCGGCGGCAAGACCGGCATCAACACCGACGCCGGCAAGAACCTCGTCGGCGTGTTCCACGAGCCGAGCGCGGTGTTCGTCGACCTCGCGACCCTGGAGACGCTGCCGCCGAACGAGCTCGTCGCCGGCATGGCCGAGGTCGTCAAGACCGGCTTCATCGCCGACCCGCGGATCCTCGAGCTGATCGAGGCCGACCCGGCCGCCGCGCTCGACGCGACCGGCGACGTCCTGGCCGAGCTGGTGCGGCGGTCGATCCAGGTGAAGGCCGACGTCGTCGCCGCCGACCTGCGCGAGTCCGACCTGCGCGAGATCCTCAACTACGGCCACACCCTCGGCCACGCCATCGAGCGCCGCGAGCGGTACCGGTGGCGCCACGGCGCCGCGGTCAGCGTCGGCCTGGTGTTCGCCGCCGAGCTGGCGCGGCTGGCCGGGCGGCTCGACGACGCCACGGCCGAGCGCCACGCGGCGGTGCTCAAGCTGCTCGGCCTGCCGACGACGTACGACGCCGACGCGCTGCCGCAGCTGCTGGAAACCATGAAGGGCGACAAGAAGACCCGCTCCGGGGCGCTGCGGTTCGTCGTCCTCGACGCGCTCGCCAAGCCCGGCAGGCTGGAGGGCCCGGACCCGGCGCTGCTCGCGGCCGCGTACTCGGCGATCTCGGCGGAACCGGCGTCCGGGAGCGTGCTGCTGTGAAGGCGTTCGTGTTCAACGGCCCGAACCTCGGCCGGCTCGGCAAGCGCGAGCCGTCGGTCTACGGCTCGACCACGCACGACGACCTCGTGGCGCTGTGCGTGCGCGCGGGCGAAGAACTCGGCATCGAGGTCGAGGTCCGGCAGACCGACCACGAGGGCGAGCTGGTCGGCTGGCTGCACGAAGCGGCCGACGGCGGCAACCCGGTGGTCCTCAACGCCGGCGCGTGGACGCACTACTCGATCGCGGTGCGCGACGCCGCGGCGCAGCTGAGCGCGCCGCTGATCGAGCTGCACATCTCGAACGTGCACAAGCGGGAGGCGTTCCGGCACCACAGCGTGCTCTCGGACATCGCGACGGCGGTGATCGCGGGGCTCGGCGTGGACGGCTACCCGCTCGCCCTGCGCTGGCTCGCCACCCACGCGGGATGACGCTGCTCACGACGCCCCGGCTGACGCTGCGGCCACTGACCGAGGCGGACCGCGAAGCCGTGGTGAAGGTGTTCGCCGACCCCGAGATGAGCCGGTACTTCGCGGCGGACTTCTCCGACCCGGCCGCGGCGAACGCGATGGTGGACCACCGCCTGGCCTACCGCGGCCCGGCGGGTCAGGGCCACTGGGTGATCGAGCGCGACGGCGCGGTGATCGGCGTCGCGCACCTGCGGCCGTCGTCGGAACTGCCGGGCGGGGTGCCCGAGCTGGGTTACTACGTGGCGAGCGCGCACGCGGGGCAGGGGCTGGCGACCGAGGCCGCCGGCGCGCTGCTGGACCACGGGCTCGGCACGCTTGGCCTCCCGGCGGTGTGGGCGCTGGTCCACGAGCAGAACGCGGCGAGCCGGGCGGTGGCGGCCCGCCTGGGTTTCCTCGACGTCGGCAGCGGCGTGCACTACGGCGACCTGCACCGCGTGCTGGTGGCGCTGCCGACGGCGCACGGGCGGCCGCACCACATCGAGCTGTGGGTGCCGGACCTGGCCGAAGCTTCGCGAAGCTGGGGGTGGCTGCTCGGCGAGCTCGGCTGGCGCGAGTTCCAGCGCTGGCCGGCCGGAGTCAGCTGGCGGCTGGGCGGGACGTACCTGGTGGCCGAGGAGTCACCGGCACTGAGCGCGCGGGACCACGAGCGCACCCGGCCGGGGTTGAACCACCTGGCGCTGCACGTGGGAACGCGGGCTCGCGTCGACGACCTGGCGGCCAGCGCTCTCGCCCACGGCTGGCGGCCGCTGTTCGCGGATCGGTACCCGCACGCGGGCGGGGAGAGGCACTACGCGGCGTACCTGGAGAACGGGGCCGGGTTCGAGGTCGAGCTGGTCGCGGTGGAGGGACCGGCCGCGGACGCGTGACCCGGCCCGGGTGAAGCGCCCCAATGTGGCGTTCGGTGCGTTGGACGCACCCAATGTGGCGTTCGGTGCGTTGGACGCACCCAATGTGGCGTTCGGTGCGTTGAGCGCACCCAACGCCACATTGGGGCGCTCGAGCCGAGGCCGTGAGCCCGGGCGTGGCGACCGCGATCGGGGGACCTCGATCGGGCAAGTGGCCGCCCGGCCGGGTGAAGCTTCTCGCTACACTCCGGTGTCGTGCACCCGTTTCGTCGTGGGGGTCGGCGGCCCGCTCGTGCCTTCTTCGCCAGCCTGGTGGCGGGAGTCCTCCTCGCCGGCTGCACCCAGGGTTACGCCCAGCCGCAGGCTTCGGGCGACCAGGCGGCGATCGGGGGCGGGAAGACCGCCGCGCCGCCGCGGCCCACCGATGTCAAGCTCGCTTCGGGTGACCCCCGGCAGAGTGGCGGTGTCATCGCCGCCGGTGGGGCCGATGCCGTCTACAACTACGGGCCGTCCGTGATGCTCGACCGGGGGCAGACGCGGATGTGGTGGTGCAGCCAGTACGGCGGGGCCGGGCCGGCCGGGGACGACATCCTCTACGCGCAGGCCCAGTCCTTCGACGGGCCGTTCACCGGACCGGGTGGCGGGATCCCGGCCGCCGTGTTCTCCGGCGCGCCCGGGCAGTTCGACGGCATGCACACCTGCGACCCGTCGGTGCTCCGCGTCGGCTCGACCTACTACCTCTACTACACCGGCGCCGCCGGGGACCACGCGCTCGGCAACGCCATCGGGCTCGCCACCAGCCCCGACGGGATCCACTGGACCCGCGCGGCCGGCGGGCGGCCGATCCTCGGGCCGTCGCACGACGTGCACCGCGCGAACGTCTACGGCGCGGGCCAGCCGTCCGTCGTCTACCTCGACGGCTGGTTCTACCTGATGTTCACCGACACCACCGCCCGCGCCGCGGGCAGCAACGGCGCCGGGCAGTTCCTGCTCCGCTCGCGCGACCCGGCGTTCGGGTCCGGGGTGCAGGCGCTGGACGTCGGCGGGTTCGTGCCGGTGGCGTCGACGTCGGCGCCGCGCGCCCGGTCGATCGTCGACGGCTTCAGCGCCGACCTGATGTGGGTGGGCGCGCTCGCCGCGTTCGTCGTCGCGCACGAAACCGACGGCGGGACGACGCTCACGTTCTGGACCGCGGACTTCTCCGAGCACCCGTTCCAGCCCGTGCTGATCCCCGGGCCGTGGAAGGAAGGGCCGGGGCTGGTCCGCCGCGCGGACGGGCACGCGCCGCTGTCGTCGGCCGATCCGTGCGACCGGGTGCCGTTCGACCTGGTGCGT belongs to Amycolatopsis tolypomycina and includes:
- the aroC gene encoding chorismate synthase; its protein translation is MLRWITAGESHGPALAAVLEGMPAGVAVTTADVTEQLARRRLGFGRSPRMGFETDHIEFLGGVRHGLTQGGPVAVHIENAEWPKWEQVMAADPVDPQILDGLARNEPLTRPRPGHADLPGMQKYGFDEARPVLERASARETASRTALGTVARNFLQQLLGVEILSHVVSIGGADAPEGPLPQPGDLAAIDESPVRSFSQEGTDAMVAEVDAVRKAGDTVGGVIEVLAYGLPPGLGSHVHWDRRLDARLAGALMGVQAMKGVEVGDGFTTARRWGSQAHDEIDRGTGPVGVTRRSNRAGGLEGGITNGEPLRVRVAMKPISTVPKALSTVDVKTGEPAVAIHQRSDVCAVPRAGVVLESVVALILADAALEKFGGDSLAESKRNAEAYLKALEERW
- a CDS encoding shikimate kinase, which produces MSPRAVVVGPPGSGKSTVGPLLAEALGVAFRDSDDDIVARAGRSISDIFAEDGEPAFRALEEAAVATALAEHEGVLSLGGGAPLTPGTRARLAEHTVVFLNVGLAAGVQRTGLSSARPLLAGVNPRATFKKLLDERVPVYREVATVEIVTDDRTPAEIVAHLVAELAAPAEAKE
- the aroB gene encoding 3-dehydroquinate synthase, whose translation is MSEKAQSDPARIHVATAQPYDVVVGRGLLGDLVEHLADASKIALIHPPTLTTTAEAIRDELNAAGLDAHRVEIPDAEDGKALTVAGFCWEVLGRIGLDRRGAVVGLGGGAVTDLAGFVAGTWMRGVRLVNVPTTLLGMVDASVGGKTGINTDAGKNLVGVFHEPSAVFVDLATLETLPPNELVAGMAEVVKTGFIADPRILELIEADPAAALDATGDVLAELVRRSIQVKADVVAADLRESDLREILNYGHTLGHAIERRERYRWRHGAAVSVGLVFAAELARLAGRLDDATAERHAAVLKLLGLPTTYDADALPQLLETMKGDKKTRSGALRFVVLDALAKPGRLEGPDPALLAAAYSAISAEPASGSVLL
- the aroQ gene encoding type II 3-dehydroquinate dehydratase, whose translation is MKAFVFNGPNLGRLGKREPSVYGSTTHDDLVALCVRAGEELGIEVEVRQTDHEGELVGWLHEAADGGNPVVLNAGAWTHYSIAVRDAAAQLSAPLIELHISNVHKREAFRHHSVLSDIATAVIAGLGVDGYPLALRWLATHAG
- a CDS encoding GNAT family N-acetyltransferase, which produces MTLLTTPRLTLRPLTEADREAVVKVFADPEMSRYFAADFSDPAAANAMVDHRLAYRGPAGQGHWVIERDGAVIGVAHLRPSSELPGGVPELGYYVASAHAGQGLATEAAGALLDHGLGTLGLPAVWALVHEQNAASRAVAARLGFLDVGSGVHYGDLHRVLVALPTAHGRPHHIELWVPDLAEASRSWGWLLGELGWREFQRWPAGVSWRLGGTYLVAEESPALSARDHERTRPGLNHLALHVGTRARVDDLAASALAHGWRPLFADRYPHAGGERHYAAYLENGAGFEVELVAVEGPAADA
- a CDS encoding beta-xylosidase; protein product: MHPFRRGGRRPARAFFASLVAGVLLAGCTQGYAQPQASGDQAAIGGGKTAAPPRPTDVKLASGDPRQSGGVIAAGGADAVYNYGPSVMLDRGQTRMWWCSQYGGAGPAGDDILYAQAQSFDGPFTGPGGGIPAAVFSGAPGQFDGMHTCDPSVLRVGSTYYLYYTGAAGDHALGNAIGLATSPDGIHWTRAAGGRPILGPSHDVHRANVYGAGQPSVVYLDGWFYLMFTDTTARAAGSNGAGQFLLRSRDPAFGSGVQALDVGGFVPVASTSAPRARSIVDGFSADLMWVGALAAFVVAHETDGGTTLTFWTADFSEHPFQPVLIPGPWKEGPGLVRRADGHAPLSSADPCDRVPFDLVRATTLGGAGAPTDLRHFGLDLLGSRACENPGRVAATFDGVTAPSPERTMDLVRAGARIRVDRRAVAVALAGEVLDKAPAAWATLPLATRLRAGAEAVVAPGRGFAFVLDGRRRPVPDGGVVGNNGSTARPVTAAQWDAYPPGASLAG